A part of Xenopus tropicalis strain Nigerian chromosome 4, UCB_Xtro_10.0, whole genome shotgun sequence genomic DNA contains:
- the serhl gene encoding serine hydrolase-like (pseudogene) isoform X4, translating into MSSQIEVSGYHYVALDFTGHGLSSHKPPGARYDFIDFVIDAYKALVALGREKVTVLGHSLGGLVGTLLASIYPEIIENVILLDTYGFYPQSSHIFISHFKDSILSYVCTDVAQVQKTYTPGDALQRLLIANKSLTVESVKILLQRGTKEMPDGLTFTRDPRICLMSMPPLTLELCCHMMKTIQANVLAIIASDGLMSEKENQFDPRDGTILLSRWQEYVECFQLAAVNGNHFVHLNNAENVSGIISSFLQKKPHYHSKL; encoded by the exons ATGTCATCACAGATTGAAGTTTCTG GTTATCATTATGTGGCCCTGGACTTCACTGGACATGGATTATCTTCCCACAAGCCTCCAGGGGCTAGATATGACTTTATTGACTTTGTCATAGATGCTTACAAAGCTTTGGTGG CTTTAGGAAGAGAAAAGGTGACAGTGCTGGGACACAGCCTTG GTGGTCTTGTGGGGACTTTA cttgcCAGCATATACccagaaataatagaaaatgttattctaCTGGACACCTATGGATTCTATCCTCAAAGTTCG CACATATTTATTAGCCATTTCAAAGACAGCATCCTCAGCTATGTCTGCACAGATGTCGCCCAAGTCCAAAAGACGTATACTCCTGGTGATGCTCTGCAGAG GTTATTAATAGCCAACAAGTCTTTGACTGTAGAATCAGTTAAAATTCTCCTCCAACGTGGAACTAAAGAAATGCCAGATG GACTGACCTTCACACGGGATCCCAGAATCTGTTTG ATGTCCATGCCACCACTAACCTTGGAGCTTTGTTGCCACATGATGAAGACTATACAAGCCAATGTCCTAGCCATCAT AGCCAGTGATGGACTAATGAGTGAGAAAGAAAACCAGTTTGATCCAAGAGATGGAACCATTTTACTGAGTCGGTGGCAAGAATACGTTGAG TGCTTCCAGCTTGCGGCTGTGAATGGAAACCATTTTGTGCACTTGAACAATGCGGAAAATGTGTCTGGGATTATCAGTAGCTTCCTGCAGAAGAAACCACACTACCACTCAAAGCTCTGA
- the serhl gene encoding serine hydrolase-like (pseudogene) isoform X1, which translates to MSSQIEVSAHSSELRINVPWGHLAAKSWGLREGQLVLCLHGWLDNANSFNKLIPLLPQGYHYVALDFTGHGLSSHKPPGARYDFIDFVIDAYKALVALGREKVTVLGHSLGGLVGTLLASIYPEIIENVILLDTYGFYPQSSHIFISHFKDSILSYVCTDVAQVQKTYTPGDALQRLLIANKSLTVESVKILLQRGTKEMPDGLTFTRDPRICLMSMPPLTLELCCHMMKTIQANVLAIIASDGLMSEKENQFDPRDGTILLSRWQEYVECFQLAAVNGNHFVHLNNAENVSGIISSFLQKKPHYHSKL; encoded by the exons ATGTCATCACAGATTGAAGTTTCTG CTCACAGCTCTGAACTGAGGATCAATGTCCCCTGGGGACACCTGGCAGCAAAATCTTGGGGGCTGCGTGAGGGACAGCTTGTTCTCTGCCTGCATGGCTGGTTGGATAATGCCAATTCCTTTAATAAACTCATTCCATTACTTCCGCAAG GTTATCATTATGTGGCCCTGGACTTCACTGGACATGGATTATCTTCCCACAAGCCTCCAGGGGCTAGATATGACTTTATTGACTTTGTCATAGATGCTTACAAAGCTTTGGTGG CTTTAGGAAGAGAAAAGGTGACAGTGCTGGGACACAGCCTTG GTGGTCTTGTGGGGACTTTA cttgcCAGCATATACccagaaataatagaaaatgttattctaCTGGACACCTATGGATTCTATCCTCAAAGTTCG CACATATTTATTAGCCATTTCAAAGACAGCATCCTCAGCTATGTCTGCACAGATGTCGCCCAAGTCCAAAAGACGTATACTCCTGGTGATGCTCTGCAGAG GTTATTAATAGCCAACAAGTCTTTGACTGTAGAATCAGTTAAAATTCTCCTCCAACGTGGAACTAAAGAAATGCCAGATG GACTGACCTTCACACGGGATCCCAGAATCTGTTTG ATGTCCATGCCACCACTAACCTTGGAGCTTTGTTGCCACATGATGAAGACTATACAAGCCAATGTCCTAGCCATCAT AGCCAGTGATGGACTAATGAGTGAGAAAGAAAACCAGTTTGATCCAAGAGATGGAACCATTTTACTGAGTCGGTGGCAAGAATACGTTGAG TGCTTCCAGCTTGCGGCTGTGAATGGAAACCATTTTGTGCACTTGAACAATGCGGAAAATGTGTCTGGGATTATCAGTAGCTTCCTGCAGAAGAAACCACACTACCACTCAAAGCTCTGA
- the serhl gene encoding serine hydrolase-like (pseudogene), with protein MSSQIEVSAHSSELRINVPWGHLAAKSWGLREGQLVLCLHGWLDNANSFNKLIPLLPQGYHYVALDFTGHGLSSHKPPGARYDFIDFVIDAYKALVALGREKVTVLGHSLGGLVGTLLASIYPEIIENVILLDTYGFYPQSSHIFISHFKDSILSYVCTDVAQVQKTYTPGDALQRLLIANKSLTVESVKILLQRGTKEMPDGLTFTRDPRICLMSMPPLTLELCCHMMKTIQANVLAIIASDGLMSEKENQFDPRDGTILLSRWQEYVVLPACGCEWKPFCALEQCGKCVWDYQ; from the exons ATGTCATCACAGATTGAAGTTTCTG CTCACAGCTCTGAACTGAGGATCAATGTCCCCTGGGGACACCTGGCAGCAAAATCTTGGGGGCTGCGTGAGGGACAGCTTGTTCTCTGCCTGCATGGCTGGTTGGATAATGCCAATTCCTTTAATAAACTCATTCCATTACTTCCGCAAG GTTATCATTATGTGGCCCTGGACTTCACTGGACATGGATTATCTTCCCACAAGCCTCCAGGGGCTAGATATGACTTTATTGACTTTGTCATAGATGCTTACAAAGCTTTGGTGG CTTTAGGAAGAGAAAAGGTGACAGTGCTGGGACACAGCCTTG GTGGTCTTGTGGGGACTTTA cttgcCAGCATATACccagaaataatagaaaatgttattctaCTGGACACCTATGGATTCTATCCTCAAAGTTCG CACATATTTATTAGCCATTTCAAAGACAGCATCCTCAGCTATGTCTGCACAGATGTCGCCCAAGTCCAAAAGACGTATACTCCTGGTGATGCTCTGCAGAG GTTATTAATAGCCAACAAGTCTTTGACTGTAGAATCAGTTAAAATTCTCCTCCAACGTGGAACTAAAGAAATGCCAGATG GACTGACCTTCACACGGGATCCCAGAATCTGTTTG ATGTCCATGCCACCACTAACCTTGGAGCTTTGTTGCCACATGATGAAGACTATACAAGCCAATGTCCTAGCCATCAT AGCCAGTGATGGACTAATGAGTGAGAAAGAAAACCAGTTTGATCCAAGAGATGGAACCATTTTACTGAGTCGGTGGCAAGAATACGTT GTGCTTCCAGCTTGCGGCTGTGAATGGAAACCATTTTGTGCACTTGAACAATGCGGAAAATGTGTCTGGGATTATCAGTAG
- the serhl gene encoding serine hydrolase-like (pseudogene) isoform X3, producing MSSQIEVSAHSSELRINVPWGHLAAKSWGLREGQLVLCLHGWLDNANSFNKLIPLLPQGYHYVALDFTGHGLSSHKPPGARYDFIDFVIDAYKALVALGREKVTVLGHSLGGLVGTLLASIYPEIIENVILLDTYGFYPQSSHIFISHFKDSILSYVCTDVAQVQKTYTPGDALQRLLIANKSLTVESVKILLQRGTKEMPDGLTFTRDPRICLMSMPPLTLELCCHMMKTIQANVLAIIASDGLMSEKENQFDPRDGTILLMLPACGCEWKPFCALEQCGKCVWDYQ from the exons ATGTCATCACAGATTGAAGTTTCTG CTCACAGCTCTGAACTGAGGATCAATGTCCCCTGGGGACACCTGGCAGCAAAATCTTGGGGGCTGCGTGAGGGACAGCTTGTTCTCTGCCTGCATGGCTGGTTGGATAATGCCAATTCCTTTAATAAACTCATTCCATTACTTCCGCAAG GTTATCATTATGTGGCCCTGGACTTCACTGGACATGGATTATCTTCCCACAAGCCTCCAGGGGCTAGATATGACTTTATTGACTTTGTCATAGATGCTTACAAAGCTTTGGTGG CTTTAGGAAGAGAAAAGGTGACAGTGCTGGGACACAGCCTTG GTGGTCTTGTGGGGACTTTA cttgcCAGCATATACccagaaataatagaaaatgttattctaCTGGACACCTATGGATTCTATCCTCAAAGTTCG CACATATTTATTAGCCATTTCAAAGACAGCATCCTCAGCTATGTCTGCACAGATGTCGCCCAAGTCCAAAAGACGTATACTCCTGGTGATGCTCTGCAGAG GTTATTAATAGCCAACAAGTCTTTGACTGTAGAATCAGTTAAAATTCTCCTCCAACGTGGAACTAAAGAAATGCCAGATG GACTGACCTTCACACGGGATCCCAGAATCTGTTTG ATGTCCATGCCACCACTAACCTTGGAGCTTTGTTGCCACATGATGAAGACTATACAAGCCAATGTCCTAGCCATCAT AGCCAGTGATGGACTAATGAGTGAGAAAGAAAACCAGTTTGATCCAAGAGATGGAACCATTTTACTGA TGCTTCCAGCTTGCGGCTGTGAATGGAAACCATTTTGTGCACTTGAACAATGCGGAAAATGTGTCTGGGATTATCAGTAG